In Mustela lutreola isolate mMusLut2 chromosome 4, mMusLut2.pri, whole genome shotgun sequence, the genomic stretch ttcctcctccatggaACCTAGGATCTGCCTGATACGAAACCAGACTGCCAGGCTGGCCCCTCTCCGGTTCCGAAAATGCTCTCCAGCTCCAGATTCTCTTCCCGGGACCAGGAGGGAGACACCCATACACACGGGGCTTTCCCTCACAAAAGGACAAGTTCTACTCCGTTTTCAGAGCTTCCCTGTCTCCGTCCTTTCTCCATCCTTAGGCCAAAGCGGCACGTTTTGGGGTGGTTCCCCCCATGCCACCTTCACAGACAGGCCATCGCCCATTCAGGTGTCTCTCCGGACGTCAACATCAGGTCCAACAGGCACCACATAGGGACAACCTTGTGGCACTTGCTAAACGCTCCACAGGGGGGCAGCTCAAGACCTCTGAGCAATGCTGTTTCATGGCAGAATGTCCACACCACAGCCCGTAAACATCACCCCTTCCTTGCTCAAGCCCATAACCTGTGGGAGATGATGAGTACAGTCTGTTTACGGGGTGAGGGACGTTTACAGACCGCCCTGCAAGCACAGGGAGCCCAGCCTTGGACTGTCACAGGCCAAGGTCAGATCTTTTGAACTCCTTCTCTTAGGGACCAtgttagggctttttttttttttttttttttaattttatttatttgacagggaaagacacatcgagagagggagcacaagcaggggaagggtcagagggagaagcagactccccgatgagcagagagcctgatgcggggctcgatcccaggacccggggatcatgacccgagctcaaGGCggtcacttaatgactgagccctcCATGGCCCCCCATGTTAGGGCTTTACTAATACAGAGGATGCCTGGTGGGCTCATCAGTAGAGGACACGACTCTTAATCTCCAGGTCGTGGGTTCAAGCTCCACCTTGGTACAGAACctacttcaaataaaaattaaagaaaatattttttaaaaactgggtttCCAGAAGGGACGAGGTATGAGCAGGTGAGCTGCAAAGGAGGGTCAACCTAATGACAATTGTCCCTCAGCTTCCCGCATGGAGATAAAATTAGGcccaaatttttgtttgtttgttttgttttgtttagttcatttgacacagagagagagatcacaagcaggcagagaggcaggcagagggagaggaggaaccaggctccctgctgagcagagagcctgatgcgggactcgatcccaggaccctgagatcatgacctgggccgaaggcagaggcttaacccactgagctacccaggcgcccccccaaatgGTTTTTCAAAGAGGTGGACATAGAAGCTCCATCTGACCCAGCACCTGCACTCCTGACACAcacccaaaagaattaaaagcagggaCTGGGACAGTGCCACATTCACAGCAGCTCTATCCACAGTAGACAGAAGGCGGGTATAGCCCACGTGTCCATCaacggataaatggataaacagatgCTTAGACACACGATGGAACATGATTTCGTCTAGAGAAGGAATGAGATTTTGATCTATGCTGTTCGATGCATGGACCTTGAAAACAGGGAAATAatccaaacaagcaaaaaaaaaaaaaaaaaaaaaaaaaaagtcaaacactgAATGATTCCACCTTCTTCAAGGACCTAGAACAGGCAAATTCATGCAAACAGAGTAGATTCGCAGGCACAGGGGCTGGGCGCAGGGGGAAGGAAATCCTGTGTGGGGTTCAGAGCTGTGCCAGGGATGACAGAAGATTTCTGGGCACGGATGATGCTCAGCGTTGCGAAACTAAGGCACTGAAATATGCGTACGGACGACTGCAATGGCAGCTACTACCTGAGGTGTATTTCAgcgcaataaaaaagaaaggaaaagaaaaaaagccagtcCAGAGCACGGACGTGCACCTGCCCTCTGAACCCCCATGTCCCGCCCCTGACAGGGGTCAGAGGGACCCGACAGCCGAGATCCCATCACAAGGAAGAGGCGAGAAGAGCAAAATCCCAAACCCTTGTCCCAATCCAgagccaccttctctctctgccacgtTTCTTACTTGATGAGCAGTAAACAGATTtccttcttcaggaaaaaaaataataaactgtgtTTCCGTAGAAAACTGTGTGTTGTCTGCAGACACCCTTCCCGACCATCTGCTCTGCGACCCAGCCGGGATCCACAGCCTGGCCCCTGGGAGAGATCTGAGTGAATTCTCcccctggggctcctggaggACAGCCACTCCCCAGCCTGCAGTGCACCTGTTTCAACACTCCCTGGGCTCTCCTGGTATGGAGAGTGCTTTTCCCATTCTCTGAaccctctatttatttttttaaattaatttatttaagtgatctctacacccaacgtggggctcgaactcatgaccccgagatccagAGTCACGAGctccaccaacagagccagcTGGACGCCCCCATTCTCTGAACCCTTGAGAATATCTGACCTGTTCCCTCACATGAGTGAAATGCTCTCTGTACCACAGGCTTATTTTTATGCTTGTGGGAGAgtcatgattttctgtttttctgaaaattctCTTCGTCATCGCCTGGCGTACAAAGAGGGTGCCGTCTTCTGGGCAGGGTGGGAAAGGGGGCGTGGGCGGGGCTTCCTGGACAAAAGCCTGAGATTTCTGGCTTCACTGACCAAGCCCCCCAGGGCCCCTGGGGTTTGGGACTTCTTGTCTTTGTTACATGTGGAAGGGGATTTGGCAGGAACCTATGAGAGGGAGTTTTCCTGGGGGGCGGGTGCTGTGTCATCCTGGCACGGAGAGATGCCGGTTCAGGGAGCTGAGTTTGGGAAATGTCTTCCGCGCCTCCAAAGCCTGGGTTTCTGGTTGTCCTCAGTTTACCAATGAAATGTCTGCTCCTCCTAGGTGGAGTGCTCGGGGCATCCGTGGGCTGGAACGGCAGTAGCTTCCGTGAAGGGTCCCGGTGGATTTGTTGAACCGATGTCCCGTGGCACCTGGACAAGTCCATACCAGCTGTGCACTGCAGGGACCTGTGCTGCCCACGGGAGTTTGTGCACTCCAAACCTCGAGTATTTACAACAGAACCGAAAACCAGCAATTTGCAAcattgaggggctcctgggtggctcagtgggttaagcctctgccttcagtcacatcatgatctcggggtcctgggatcgagtcccgtgtggttttgggctccctgctcagtagggagcctgattttccctctccctctgcctctcaaataaataaatctctcttttaaaaaaaaagaaaaaaaagaaagattagcCACATTGATTCAAAAGTGTGGAGAAGTCACCTAGGACAAACAGAAGCCAGGGATGTCCCAAGACCCAAGCATCCCTGGGATACCCCAGAAGTGGGTGCTGCCACTCACCTGGGACAGGAGAGGACACCTGGGGTTCTCCCACCCGGTACCCTCAGCCTTCCAGTCAGGACCACTCTGTGACCGACTCCAGAAGGATGCTAAGGAATGCGGAGGCTGTTGCTGACCTTGCAGGAAAGTCTGAGCCCAACACACCGGCGAGGACATGCAGAGCAAGGGGTCTCAGAGCCAGGATGTGTCCTTCCCATCTGCAGGGACTTGGACCCAGACCCATCTCCCCAGCAGTGTGGAAACAGAGAGGGCACCATCACCGTGTGATGACGCAGGCACAGAATATTCCAGAAAGTCATATGCATAAGGGCATCTGACAACCACGAGGTTTCAAGACTCTGAAAATCTTCTCcagaactattttaaatattcagaggAACGTCCTTAAACAAAACCCACCCGAAGCTGATGTGGTCAAAAACAGCCCAAGGAAGCTTTTAGAAAAATCTGTGCTGCTAATGCAGGATTCTTTGCCTCTGAAATGCAACCCAGTTCCCACATCCTTGTGTCAAGTATGCACAAAGATATGCAAAaggagatttcctttttttttttttttaagatttatttatttgacagagatcacacgtaggcagagaggcagacagagagaggaagggaagccggctccccactgagcagagagcccgatatggggctcgatcccaggatcctgggatcatgatctgagccgaaggcagaactttaacccactgagccacccaggcggcccacaAAAGGAGATTTCAAtggtgatttctttttaagtttatttatttaagtaacatctaggcccagtgcagggctcaaactcGGGACCCCGCAGCTCTCCCATGTCCCCGGCTCTcaggactgagccagcccggtgctCGATGGTGACTGTTTGCGGCCACGACGACCTGCACCTTCCGAGCCTCAGGGGCTCTGGGCGGCGGCCAGGCGCTTCTTGATGAAGTGGCTCACCAGGCGTTGTGGTCGCTCCTGGTACTCAACCAGCACCTCGTGGGGGCTGCTGACCTGGTCGCCCTCCAGGCGGTCGAGCAGAGTGACACACACCACGGCCACTGCAGAAGCAAACCCCGCGTCATGGCCAAGCTCCGGCTTCCTCACCCCATTCCCTAGGGCAGACGCGGTGTCTGCTCGGCCGTCCGGCACGTCTGCcctgatgcccccccccccgccccaatccCTCCCAGCCGCCACCTCCTAAAGCAGCTCCCAAGCAAGGCCCTCGAAagcccagtgtcctggaattctGGAAGGCCGTGCTGGATGctgcaggggagcctgggaaTGTGGGGGCGGACTAACCCCAAGTCAGAAACTTCAGGCGCTCTGAGAGCAGGTTCACGGCCACGTCCCTGACCGGAGCCCAGGTGGGTCTTTCTTTTGCCTCAAGGAAAGCAGGTGCTGCCGGTGGGCGGGGGGCggtgggtgagggggtgggaggaggactTGGACGGGGGCCTGGGGGCTGCGCCATGCACGAGGGACCCCGGTGACAGCACGCTGGCCTACCTGGGATGTTACACGCGCCACATATGGCGGCCACGACCGAGGACTCCATCTCGATGTTGCAGACGCCCGCCGCCTGGGCCTCCTTCAAGTACTTCTGCTTGTCCTGCTCCGTGTAGGAGCAGAGAGCGCCGTCCAGACGGCCTTGCCCTGAAGACATGTGGAGATGCGCCAATGCTCACCACTGGCACGTAGTATGCACCTACTGCATGCCAAGATGGTGCTACCCACTTCGGACCCCTCCCGGCCCTGCACACTCCTACACAGCACCCTCTGGGCTCCGAGGAAACGCGGAAGAGACAGGAGCCCTGGGCAGGACGGAGACCACCCCCCCTCACCTTCATAGAAATCTGAGGTGCACATGGTGTTCCCCAGGACCGTGGGGAACGTGAGCAGTTCTAAAGCACACTGCATGAGCTCCTGCGCCACCTTCTCGTCCAGACGCGTCCTCTGAACCACGGGCTTCCCCAGCACCATCTGCTCGAACACCGGCTTGAAGGAGGCGTCCAACGCCTGCTGGGTGATGACCACGGAGCCAGGCTTCAGACCTGAAGAGAGAAGCAGTGTCGTGGGCACACAGGGCAGACGGGGAGGGCACGGCAGAGCGCGCAGAAAGGAAAATGACCCGTCTATACCCCACAACGCGGGACACCCAGTCAGGTTGTAAAAGGAAACCGCTCGGGATGCACATTCTATATCAAATTCTTGTTTTCTGATGATGGAAGTCACGCGTGAGGGCCGTGGAGAATACGGAAAAGGGCGAGAACAAGACTGCCAGGGCCCATCCCCGTTACATGTTCCGAGTCCTCCAGTCCTTGCGGATTGTAACTGGCACGCCACCACTCAGCTGACCGCCGTGCCCTCACCTGGTCCCCACTTAgtgttttttcattatttaagatTTCAAATAACTACAGAGGTAGAATAGTCCAAGGAAACcctgtccaggggcacctgcgtggctctgtggttaagtgtctgccttgggttcaggtcctgatcccagggtcctgggattgaatcccgtgtcaggctccctgctcagcaggaaatctgcttctccccctctctctgtccctcaccctcctgctcctgttctttctctctgccaagtaaataaataaaatatttttttttaaaaaaaggaaccccTGTGCACCCCAAACCCAGCTCCAGCACCTCCTGACTCCAGcccatcccctctctctctgatcccGGCCATGCTAGGGTTCCACTTCCCAAGTTTGCCGGGCAAATGCCCCTCCCGGGGCATTTTCGCGTTTGTAGGGACATCGCTCTACTCCTAGTCTTTGATCCTGTGATACCGTTGTTTGGGATTGACTGTGAGGCTTTCTGGATACTTACCTGAATGGGAAGTTGGGTTTCTTCAACacggaggaaggagggaggaggaagccggGGGATCATTCTGGAGCCCCCACCTCGGCTGTTTCCATGAAATGTTACAAAGCATGTTGTGCTCCCTGAGTATTTATCTGGACTTTCTTTCCTGTGCTGTTCTGATCCCTGTTCTGGTCAGTGTTCTGCTCCCACCCTGAGGCTGACCCTGCAAAGCGCTCGGCTGCTGGCCCTCCTTCCCTCATAAGCCCGGGGAGTTCTCGCCCCTTCTGCTGTCTGCATCGCCCTCAAGCTGGGGCGTGCGAGCCCCTCCAAGGGGGAACGGGTGACAGGGAGGCTACTGCAGGCTCCTCTCTCGGGCAGCTCCAACCCCAGGGTGGGAATGTCAAAGTCAGAGAGCCCGCAGCTTACTGAAAGCAAACGTGCCCCACATCCCGTCCTCTGTACCTCTCTCTGTGGCTTTCAGTGACAAACAAAGCATGCTCAGAGATCAGCCTGGGGACCCTTTAGGCAACTGAAGGACACTTAACtttgtgttccatctctctctgtgaTTTTCCTGCTGGTTTTCTCCTACGGTGGTTCGAATCCTTGCAGGAATAGGGAAGCGCAGAGGacaggagaaaggcagagaagcgGTTAGAAGGGAGCAAGGCAGGCAGACAAGGAGGCTCCGAGCACATCACCCCAGGAGGACGAGGCCCTGCAAGGTGGGCCCAGCAACATTCCGTGACCTGTTTCTgggggagggttgggagaagcGGCTGGGCGAAAATAACAGAACAAGCTTCTTTTCCTGCTTCCTGATCGTACACCGAGTCCCTAAGCCCGCCCTGCATGGGGCCTCCCACAGGAGGGTTTCGGTTCCTCGCGTGCGGGATGCTGGCCCCAGGGGGAGGCCCTCGGCACACTTACCGATGCCGCCGGATGTGCCGATGCGGATGACGGTGACGTTGGAGCAGCGGGCGTGGTACAGCAGCTTGATGAGCTCGTGCAGCATGACGGAGGTGGACGGGATGCCGATACCGTGCTGGAACCGGGGAGAGACGCCATGTTACATCAGGGTAGGGGCGCCTCTTGGCCC encodes the following:
- the UPP1 gene encoding uridine phosphorylase 1, with product MASSGSQTKKGNNHSDHLVQPTNPNIAAMKEDVLYHFSLSTSTHDFPAMFGDVKFVCIGGSPTRMEAFAKYMAKELGLDHPGAEYPNICGGTDRYAMFKVGPVLSVSHGIGIPSTSVMLHELIKLLYHARCSNVTVIRIGTSGGIGLKPGSVVITQQALDASFKPVFEQMVLGKPVVQRTRLDEKVAQELMQCALELLTFPTVLGNTMCTSDFYEGQGRLDGALCSYTEQDKQKYLKEAQAAGVCNIEMESSVVAAICGACNIPVAVVCVTLLDRLEGDQVSSPHEVLVEYQERPQRLVSHFIKKRLAAAQSP